One window from the genome of Streptomyces cadmiisoli encodes:
- a CDS encoding anthranilate synthase component I — translation MDLETFRKLATDRRVIPVTRKLLADGDTPVGLYRKLAAERPGTFLLESAENGRSWSRYSFIGVRSSATLTARDGRTHWLGTPPVGVPVEGDPLAALRATIEALHTPHQDGMPPFTGGMVGYLGYDIVRRLEKIGPGERDDLRLPELTMLLTSDLAVMDHWEGSVLLIANAINHNDLDTGVDEAHADATARLDAMEADLTRAVAQPPAVLPPSELPEYSALWGGPDFQEAVEDIKERIRAGEAFQVVPSQRFETPCRASALDVYRVLRATNPSPYMYLLRFDGFDVVGSSPEALVKVEDGRAMVHPIAGTRHRGATPQEDQALADELLADPKERAEHLMLVDLGRNDLGRVCEPGSVEVVDFMSIERYSHVMHIVSTVTGRVAAGRTAFDVLTACFPAGTLSGAPKPRAMQIIDELEPSRRGLYGGCVGYLDFAGDSDTAIAIRTALLRDGTAYVQAGAGIVADSDPVAEDDECRNKAAAVLRAVHTANRLGR, via the coding sequence ATGGACCTCGAGACCTTCCGCAAGCTGGCCACGGACCGCCGCGTCATCCCCGTCACCCGCAAGCTCCTCGCCGACGGCGACACCCCGGTCGGGCTGTACCGCAAGCTCGCCGCCGAGCGCCCCGGCACCTTCCTGCTGGAGTCCGCGGAGAACGGCCGCTCCTGGTCCCGCTACTCGTTCATCGGGGTGCGCTCGTCCGCCACTCTCACCGCGCGCGACGGCAGGACCCACTGGCTCGGCACGCCACCGGTCGGCGTCCCGGTCGAGGGCGACCCGCTCGCCGCCCTGCGCGCCACCATCGAGGCCCTGCACACCCCGCACCAGGACGGCATGCCGCCGTTCACCGGCGGCATGGTCGGCTACCTCGGCTACGACATCGTGCGCCGTCTGGAGAAGATCGGCCCCGGCGAGCGGGACGACCTGCGGCTGCCCGAGCTGACCATGCTCCTGACCAGCGATCTCGCGGTGATGGACCACTGGGAGGGCTCCGTCCTGCTGATCGCCAACGCGATCAACCACAACGACCTCGACACCGGTGTCGACGAGGCCCACGCCGACGCGACGGCCCGGCTCGACGCGATGGAGGCCGACCTCACGCGCGCGGTGGCCCAGCCGCCGGCCGTGCTGCCCCCCTCGGAGCTGCCGGAGTACAGCGCGCTGTGGGGCGGCCCCGACTTCCAGGAGGCGGTCGAGGACATCAAGGAGCGCATCCGGGCCGGCGAGGCCTTCCAGGTCGTGCCCTCGCAGCGGTTCGAGACGCCGTGCAGGGCGAGCGCGCTGGACGTGTACCGGGTGCTCCGGGCCACCAACCCCTCGCCGTACATGTACCTGCTGCGCTTCGACGGCTTCGACGTGGTCGGCTCGTCGCCCGAGGCGCTGGTGAAGGTCGAGGACGGGCGGGCCATGGTCCACCCCATCGCCGGCACCCGGCACCGCGGTGCCACCCCGCAGGAGGACCAGGCCCTCGCCGACGAGCTGCTCGCCGACCCCAAGGAGCGCGCCGAGCACCTGATGCTCGTCGACCTCGGGCGCAACGACCTCGGTCGGGTCTGCGAGCCCGGCTCGGTCGAGGTCGTCGACTTCATGTCCATCGAGCGGTACTCGCACGTCATGCACATCGTCTCGACCGTCACCGGCCGGGTCGCCGCGGGCCGCACCGCGTTCGACGTGCTCACCGCCTGCTTCCCGGCCGGCACGCTGTCCGGCGCGCCCAAGCCGCGCGCGATGCAGATCATCGACGAACTCGAACCGTCCCGCCGCGGCCTGTACGGCGGCTGCGTCGGCTACCTCGACTTCGCCGGCGACTCCGACACCGCCATCGCCATCCGCACGGCCCTGCTGCGCGACGGCACGGCCTACGTCCAGGCGGGGGCCGGCATCGTCGCCGACTCCGACCCGGTCGCCGAGGACGACGAGTGCCGCAACAAGGCGGCCGCGGTACTGCGCGCGGTGCACACGGCCAACCGCCTGGGCCGGTGA
- a CDS encoding TIGR02234 family membrane protein — protein MEYVTAAPHPRSEAVGSARADRRSLAVALLCGALGATVALLATRQQWSQGTTMVAGGPFPLTADGSDVTGVPAALAIVGLASLVAVFAVRRAGRVAVSVLLTLCGAGTIAAALFGASDRSALDEQAARASGDTSATVDALTHTAWPYAAAVGGVLILLAGLLALRYGRLWPAMSGRYERGGTRPRRAAAVDPDRPEDLWKALDRGEDPTGTGPA, from the coding sequence GTGGAGTACGTGACTGCTGCACCTCACCCCCGTTCCGAAGCCGTGGGATCCGCGCGGGCCGACCGCCGGAGCCTCGCCGTGGCGCTGCTCTGCGGCGCGCTCGGCGCGACCGTCGCGTTGCTGGCCACCCGGCAGCAGTGGTCGCAAGGCACCACCATGGTGGCCGGCGGCCCGTTCCCGCTGACCGCCGACGGCAGCGACGTCACGGGTGTGCCCGCGGCGCTCGCCATAGTGGGACTCGCCTCGCTCGTGGCCGTCTTCGCCGTCCGCCGCGCCGGCCGCGTCGCCGTGTCCGTGCTGCTCACGCTGTGCGGCGCCGGCACGATCGCCGCCGCCCTGTTCGGCGCCTCCGACCGCTCCGCGCTGGACGAGCAGGCCGCGCGGGCCTCCGGCGACACCTCGGCCACCGTGGACGCCCTGACCCACACCGCGTGGCCGTACGCCGCGGCCGTGGGCGGCGTCCTGATCCTGCTCGCCGGGCTGCTCGCCCTGCGCTACGGCCGGCTGTGGCCCGCGATGTCCGGCCGCTACGAGCGGGGCGGCACCCGTCCGCGCCGCGCCGCCGCCGTGGACCCGGACCGGCCCGAGGACCTGTGGAAGGCACTCGACCGCGGTGAGGACCCCACGGGCACCGGACCCGCGTAG
- a CDS encoding HGxxPAAW family protein has product MAGSSHGHGHTPAAWTGSIIVFIGFCVSGAYMVMDNPVGFWLGMVLLPVGGVVGWIMRGMGLGQPKSNSQPLRMMQSVTTAKAVSPKATREPVAAES; this is encoded by the coding sequence ATGGCGGGCAGCAGCCACGGTCACGGTCACACCCCGGCCGCCTGGACCGGTTCCATCATCGTCTTCATCGGTTTCTGCGTCTCGGGCGCGTACATGGTGATGGACAACCCGGTCGGCTTCTGGCTCGGCATGGTGCTTCTGCCCGTGGGCGGTGTGGTCGGCTGGATCATGCGCGGGATGGGACTCGGCCAGCCGAAGTCGAACTCGCAGCCGCTGCGGATGATGCAGAGCGTCACCACGGCCAAGGCCGTGTCGCCGAAGGCCACGCGCGAGCCGGTGGCCGCCGAGAGCTGA
- a CDS encoding DUF2752 domain-containing protein, with translation MRGVNADSRRVPPSAVRSAPARLAGPGAVLVAVAGAFAYVGAVDPNEPGHYPVCPLLRLTGVYCPGCGGLRSAHAFVHGDLAAALHANAPAVAGYLVFAVLWGVWAFRAARGRPLRIAPRPLHLWTAGALLLAFTIVRNLPFGGWLHP, from the coding sequence ATGCGGGGCGTGAACGCCGACAGCCGCCGGGTCCCGCCGTCCGCCGTCCGCAGCGCGCCGGCCCGACTGGCCGGGCCCGGGGCGGTCCTCGTGGCCGTGGCCGGCGCCTTCGCGTACGTGGGCGCGGTCGACCCCAATGAGCCCGGCCACTACCCCGTCTGTCCGCTGCTGCGCCTCACGGGCGTGTACTGCCCCGGCTGCGGCGGACTGCGCAGCGCGCACGCTTTTGTGCACGGCGACCTCGCCGCGGCGCTCCACGCGAACGCCCCGGCCGTGGCCGGATATCTCGTCTTCGCCGTGCTCTGGGGCGTCTGGGCGTTCCGGGCGGCACGGGGCCGTCCGCTGCGGATCGCTCCCCGGCCGTTGCACCTGTGGACTGCGGGAGCGTTGCTGCTCGCCTTCACGATTGTCCGGAACCTGCCCTTCGGTGGCTGGCTTCACCCTTGA
- the trpC gene encoding indole-3-glycerol phosphate synthase TrpC, with amino-acid sequence MSVLDEIIDGVRADLAERQARVSLDELKERAAKAPAAKDGLAALRGDGVKVICEVKRSSPSKGALAAIADPAGLAADYEAGGAAVISVLTEQRRFGGSLADLEAVRSRVDIPILRKDFIVTSYQLWEARAYGADLALLIVAALDQAALESLIERAESIGLTPLVEVHDEDEVDRAVDAGAKLIGVNARNLKTLEVDRGTFERVAPEIPEGVIKIAESGIRGPHDLIAYANAGADAVLVGESLVTGRDPRTAVSDLVAAGAHPALRQGRG; translated from the coding sequence GTGAGTGTGCTCGACGAGATCATCGACGGAGTGCGGGCCGACCTCGCGGAGCGGCAGGCGCGCGTGAGCCTCGACGAGCTCAAGGAGCGCGCGGCGAAGGCCCCCGCGGCCAAGGACGGCCTGGCGGCCCTGCGCGGCGACGGCGTCAAGGTCATCTGCGAGGTCAAGCGTTCCAGCCCGTCCAAGGGTGCGCTGGCGGCGATCGCCGACCCGGCCGGCCTCGCGGCCGACTACGAGGCGGGCGGCGCCGCCGTCATCTCCGTCCTCACCGAACAGCGCCGCTTCGGCGGCTCCCTGGCGGACCTGGAGGCGGTTCGCTCCCGCGTGGACATCCCCATCCTGCGCAAGGACTTCATCGTCACCTCGTACCAGCTCTGGGAGGCCCGTGCCTACGGCGCCGACCTCGCGCTGCTGATCGTCGCCGCGCTCGACCAGGCCGCGCTGGAGTCCCTCATCGAGCGGGCGGAGTCCATCGGGCTCACGCCGCTCGTCGAGGTGCACGACGAGGACGAGGTCGACCGCGCGGTGGACGCCGGCGCCAAGCTCATCGGGGTCAACGCGCGCAACCTCAAGACGCTGGAGGTCGACCGCGGCACCTTCGAGCGGGTCGCGCCGGAGATCCCGGAGGGCGTCATCAAGATCGCCGAGTCCGGCATCCGGGGCCCGCACGACCTCATCGCGTACGCCAACGCCGGGGCCGACGCGGTCCTGGTCGGCGAGTCCCTCGTCACCGGCCGCGACCCGAGGACGGCCGTCTCCGACCTGGTGGCGGCGGGCGCGCACCCGGCGCTGCGCCAGGGGCGCGGCTGA
- the trpM gene encoding tryptophan biosynthesis modulator TrpM encodes MTVPTTLATRDPYARLARGCRPRGCRAPARRVHGRRVRYVIGDEPGQVNGRRWQRPLGGRGETRG; translated from the coding sequence ATGACCGTCCCGACCACCCTGGCGACCAGGGACCCGTACGCGCGCCTGGCCCGCGGCTGCCGGCCTCGCGGCTGCCGTGCGCCCGCGCGCCGGGTCCACGGACGCCGGGTGCGGTACGTGATCGGCGACGAACCGGGACAGGTCAACGGCCGGCGATGGCAGCGCCCCCTCGGGGGGCGCGGGGAAACGCGCGGCTAG
- the trpB gene encoding tryptophan synthase subunit beta, producing the protein MPSEFFLPDPIGQVPSAEGYFGAFGGKFIPEALVAAVDEVAVEFDKAKSDPEFARELDELLVDYTGRPSALTEVPRFAEHAGGARVFLKREDLNHTGSHKINNVLGQALLTRRMGKTRVIAETGAGQHGVATATACALFGLECTIYMGEIDTRRQALNVARMRMLGAEVIAVKSGSRTLKDAINEAFRDWVANVDHTHYLFGTVAGPHPFPAMVRDFHRVIGVETRRQLLERAGRLPDAAIACVGGGSNAIGLFHAFIPDADVRLIGCEPAGHGVESGEHAATLTAGEPGILHGSRSYVLQDDEGQITEPYSISAGLDYPGIGPEHSYLKDTGRAEYRAVTDDAAMQALRLLSRTEGIIPAIESAHALAGALEVGRELGTDGLIVVNLSGRGDKDMDTAARYFGLYDTDAEVAADADTETAEIEGDAK; encoded by the coding sequence ATGCCCAGCGAGTTCTTCCTTCCTGATCCCATCGGTCAGGTGCCCAGCGCCGAGGGCTACTTCGGCGCGTTCGGCGGCAAGTTCATCCCGGAGGCGCTCGTCGCCGCCGTGGACGAGGTCGCCGTCGAGTTCGACAAGGCGAAGTCCGACCCCGAGTTCGCGCGCGAGCTCGACGAACTGCTCGTCGACTACACCGGGCGCCCCAGTGCCCTGACCGAGGTGCCCCGGTTCGCCGAGCACGCCGGCGGCGCCCGCGTCTTCCTCAAGCGGGAGGACCTCAACCACACCGGCTCCCACAAGATCAACAATGTGCTCGGGCAGGCCCTGCTGACCAGGCGCATGGGCAAGACCCGGGTCATCGCCGAGACCGGCGCCGGCCAGCACGGCGTGGCCACGGCCACGGCCTGCGCGCTGTTCGGCCTGGAGTGCACGATCTACATGGGCGAGATCGACACCCGGCGACAGGCCCTCAACGTGGCCCGGATGCGCATGCTCGGCGCCGAGGTCATCGCCGTGAAGTCCGGCAGCCGGACGCTGAAGGACGCCATCAACGAGGCCTTCCGCGACTGGGTCGCCAACGTCGACCACACCCACTACCTGTTCGGCACCGTCGCCGGACCGCACCCCTTCCCCGCCATGGTCCGCGACTTCCACCGCGTCATCGGCGTGGAGACACGACGCCAGCTGCTGGAGCGGGCCGGCCGGCTCCCGGACGCCGCCATCGCCTGCGTCGGCGGCGGCTCCAACGCCATCGGCCTCTTCCACGCCTTCATCCCCGACGCGGACGTCCGCCTCATCGGCTGCGAGCCCGCCGGGCACGGCGTCGAGTCCGGCGAGCACGCGGCGACGCTGACCGCCGGCGAGCCCGGCATCCTGCACGGTTCGCGCTCCTACGTCCTCCAGGACGACGAGGGCCAGATCACCGAGCCGTACTCGATCTCGGCCGGTCTGGACTACCCCGGCATCGGACCCGAGCACTCCTACCTCAAGGACACCGGCCGCGCCGAGTACCGGGCGGTCACCGACGACGCGGCCATGCAGGCGCTGCGCCTGCTGTCGCGCACCGAGGGGATCATCCCGGCCATCGAGAGCGCGCACGCGCTCGCCGGCGCCCTGGAGGTCGGCCGGGAGCTGGGCACGGACGGGCTGATCGTGGTCAACCTGTCCGGCCGCGGGGACAAGGACATGGACACCGCCGCCCGCTACTTCGGCCTGTACGACACCGACGCCGAGGTCGCCGCCGACGCGGACACCGAGACCGCCGAGATCGAGGGGGACGCCAAGTGA
- the trpA gene encoding tryptophan synthase subunit alpha, which yields MSGNIQLLNDTLAAARAEGRAALIAYLPAGFPTVTGGIEAIKAVLDGGADVMEVGLPHSDPVLDGPVIQTADDIALRGGVRIADVMRTVREAHEATGKPVLVMTYWNPVDRYGVERFTAELAAAGGAGCILPDLPVQESALWREHAEKHGLATVFVVAPSSKDKRLAEITEVGSGFVYAASLMGVTGTRASVGAQAEDLVERTRAATDLPVCVGLGVSDAAQAAEVAGFADGVIVGSAFVKRMLDAPDHPAGVEAVRALAGELAAGVRGQA from the coding sequence GTGAGCGGCAACATCCAGCTGTTGAACGACACCCTCGCCGCGGCGAGGGCCGAGGGCCGCGCCGCCCTCATCGCCTACCTTCCGGCCGGCTTCCCGACCGTGACCGGCGGCATCGAGGCGATCAAGGCCGTCCTCGACGGCGGCGCCGACGTCATGGAGGTCGGGCTGCCGCACAGCGACCCGGTCCTCGACGGCCCGGTCATCCAGACCGCCGACGACATCGCGCTGCGCGGCGGCGTCCGGATCGCCGACGTGATGCGGACGGTCCGCGAGGCCCACGAGGCCACCGGCAAGCCGGTCCTCGTCATGACGTACTGGAACCCCGTGGACCGCTACGGCGTCGAGCGCTTCACCGCCGAGCTGGCCGCGGCCGGCGGCGCCGGCTGCATCCTGCCCGACCTGCCCGTGCAGGAGTCGGCGCTGTGGCGCGAGCACGCCGAGAAGCACGGCCTCGCGACGGTGTTCGTCGTCGCGCCCAGCAGCAAGGACAAGCGGCTCGCCGAGATCACCGAGGTCGGCAGCGGCTTCGTGTACGCCGCGTCCCTGATGGGCGTCACCGGCACTCGCGCGTCGGTCGGTGCGCAGGCCGAGGACCTGGTGGAGCGCACCCGCGCCGCCACCGACCTGCCGGTCTGCGTCGGTCTCGGTGTCTCCGACGCCGCCCAGGCCGCCGAGGTGGCCGGCTTCGCCGACGGCGTGATCGTCGGCTCCGCCTTCGTCAAGCGGATGCTGGACGCCCCCGACCACCCGGCGGGTGTCGAGGCCGTGCGCGCGCTCGCGGGCGAGCTGGCCGCGGGCGTGCGCGGACAGGCGTAG
- a CDS encoding DsbA family protein, whose translation MSEKNRDGKRTARERLAVEREKQKSADKRRRALVVGAAVVCVLGLAAVIGVVAANAGKDEGDESAGPVVAPSGANGEDNLVIPVGKDDARSTLTIWEDFRCPACKSFETTYRPVIHELTKGGQLRAEYRLATIIDGNLGGTGSRNAANAAACAQDVGKFTEYHDVLYDNQPPETDDAFADNARLIELAGKVDGLDTPAFRKCVEDGTHNSWVAKSAEAFTKGGFSGTPTVLLNGTNIFQDQKMTPEKLKQQVQEAAQG comes from the coding sequence GTGAGCGAGAAGAACCGTGACGGAAAGCGCACCGCCCGGGAGCGGCTGGCGGTCGAGCGCGAGAAGCAGAAGTCCGCGGACAAGCGCAGGCGGGCGCTGGTGGTGGGCGCGGCCGTCGTCTGCGTCCTGGGCCTGGCGGCGGTGATCGGCGTCGTCGCCGCGAACGCCGGCAAGGACGAGGGCGACGAGAGCGCGGGCCCGGTCGTGGCCCCCTCGGGGGCGAACGGCGAGGACAACCTCGTCATCCCGGTCGGCAAGGACGACGCCAGGTCCACGCTCACGATCTGGGAGGACTTCCGCTGCCCGGCCTGCAAGTCCTTCGAGACGACGTACCGCCCGGTGATCCACGAGCTGACGAAGGGCGGTCAGCTCAGGGCGGAGTACCGCCTTGCCACGATCATCGACGGCAACCTCGGCGGCACCGGCTCCCGCAACGCGGCGAACGCCGCAGCCTGCGCCCAGGACGTCGGCAAGTTCACCGAATACCACGACGTGCTGTACGACAACCAGCCGCCGGAGACCGACGACGCCTTCGCGGACAACGCCCGGCTGATCGAGCTGGCCGGCAAGGTCGACGGCCTGGACACGCCGGCCTTCCGCAAGTGCGTCGAGGACGGCACGCACAACAGCTGGGTCGCCAAGTCCGCCGAGGCCTTCACCAAGGGCGGTTTCTCGGGCACGCCGACCGTTCTGCTCAACGGCACCAACATCTTCCAGGACCAGAAGATGACCCCCGAGAAGCTCAAGCAGCAGGTGCAGGAGGCCGCGCAGGGCTGA
- the lgt gene encoding prolipoprotein diacylglyceryl transferase has product MELAYIPSPSRGVLYLGPVPLRGYAFCIIIGVFVAVWLGNKRWIARGGRSGTVADIAVWAVPFGLVGGRLYHVITDYQLYFSEGRDWVDAFKIWEGGLGIWGAIAFGAVGAWIGCRRRGIPLPAYADAVAPGIALAQAIGRWGNWFNQELYGRATDLPWAVHITSTVDGRVPGYYHPTFLYESLWCIGVALLVIWADRRFKLGHGRAFALYVASYCAGRFWIEYMRVDDAHHILGLRLNNWTALVVFLLAVLYIVLSAKKRPGREAVVEPAAVDGDSGDGDRTGATDDSAATGDAADTKTGDDADGKAEADGESDADVKADAGAKSGGAGDTKAEDGAGSAKKS; this is encoded by the coding sequence ATGGAACTTGCCTACATTCCCAGCCCGTCGCGCGGGGTGCTGTACCTCGGCCCCGTTCCGCTGCGCGGCTACGCGTTCTGCATCATCATCGGTGTCTTCGTGGCCGTCTGGCTCGGCAACAAGCGCTGGATCGCCCGCGGGGGCCGGTCCGGGACGGTCGCCGACATCGCGGTCTGGGCGGTGCCGTTCGGACTGGTCGGCGGCCGGCTCTACCACGTGATCACGGACTACCAGCTGTACTTCAGCGAGGGCCGTGACTGGGTGGACGCCTTCAAGATCTGGGAGGGCGGCCTCGGCATCTGGGGCGCCATCGCGTTCGGCGCCGTGGGCGCGTGGATCGGCTGCCGCCGCCGCGGCATCCCGCTGCCCGCCTACGCCGACGCCGTCGCCCCCGGTATCGCGCTGGCCCAGGCGATCGGCCGCTGGGGCAACTGGTTCAACCAGGAGCTGTACGGCCGGGCGACCGACCTGCCGTGGGCGGTGCACATCACGTCCACGGTCGACGGCCGGGTGCCGGGCTATTACCACCCGACGTTCCTGTACGAGTCCCTGTGGTGCATCGGTGTCGCGCTGCTGGTGATCTGGGCGGACCGCCGCTTCAAGCTCGGCCACGGCCGCGCCTTCGCGCTGTACGTCGCCTCGTACTGCGCCGGCCGGTTCTGGATCGAGTACATGCGCGTCGACGACGCCCACCACATCCTGGGCCTGCGGCTGAACAACTGGACCGCGCTGGTCGTCTTCCTGCTCGCCGTGCTCTACATCGTGCTGTCGGCGAAGAAGCGGCCGGGCCGGGAGGCCGTGGTGGAGCCCGCCGCGGTCGACGGGGACTCCGGTGACGGCGACAGGACCGGCGCCACCGACGACTCCGCCGCCACCGGCGACGCCGCCGACACGAAGACCGGCGACGACGCGGACGGGAAGGCCGAGGCGGACGGCGAGTCCGACGCCGACGTGAAGGCCGACGCCGGGGCGAAGTCCGGCGGCGCGGGCGACACGAAGGCCGAGGACGGGGCCGGGTCCGCGAAGAAGTCCTGA